CTGACCAGTCCTGACCGCGGCGCCTACTTCAGCGCCTGCCGACCGATGTCCTGCCTTGGTCGCAGCGTGTCATTCCATGTCTCTTGCGTGACGTTGGCGTGGCGCAGTGCAGCGCCGAGTGCGGAATGGTCAGCTGAACGCAGTTGATGGTCGTCACGGAACGGCATTTTGGACGACGCATTTCCTAGTGGTAGCCCTCCATACGCCATTGTATTGACCGGCGCAATTGACTAGGTTCGATGAACGGACGGCAACAGGGGGCTGGTCCGGCCTCTCGGCTTGATGCTGCGTTCAGCCGTCGTCGAACGCATCGTCGTCGAACTATCGCCGCTTCGCGGCCATTCAACGATAAGGAAGTTCCGATGACCGATATTTCGCAACGTCGTTCGCGTCAGCGCACGTGGCTGGTGGTGGTGGGCGCGTCGGCACTGAGTTCGCTGCTGTTGGCGACCCCGGCCTTCGCCGGCGAGGTCAACCTGTCCGGGCTGTCCTCCGAACCCACCCTGCAGCGTTTCATCGTCAAGTACCGCGATGGCAGCACCGAACTGGCGGCGCCGGCGTCGCTGCAGCGCGCGCTCTCCTCCGCCGCGACCGCGGTGCCGGCCAAGAGCGGCCGCGCGCTCGGCCTGACCTCGCTGCGGCGCCTGGCGATCGGCCCGGAAGTGGTCAAGGCCAACCGGGTGCTCGACGCCAAGGAAGCCGAGATGCTGATGCGCCGGCTCGCCGCCGACCCGAACGTGGAGTACGTCGAGCTCGACCGGATCATGACCGCGACGCTGACCCCGAACGACCCCAGCCTGTCCTCGCAGTGGGCCTTCGGCACCGGCACCGCCGGCATCAACGTGCGCCCGGCCTGGGACCAGGCCACCGGCAGCGGCGTGGTGGTGGCGGTGATCGACACCGGCATCACCAACCATGCCGATCTCAACGCCAACATCCTGCCCGGCTACGACTTCATCAGCGACACCTTCGTCTCGCGCGACGGCGACGGCCGCGACGCCAACCCGGCCGACGAGGGCGACTGGAACCCGGTGGCCAACGAGTGCTACAGCGGCTCGCCGGTGACCAATTCCAGCTGGCACGGCACCCACGTGGCCGGCACCGTCGCCGCGCAGACCAACAATGCGGTCGGCGTGGCCGGCACCGCGTTCGGCGCCAAGGTGCTGCCGGTGCGCGTGCTGGGCCGCTGCGGCGGCTACACCTCCGACATCGCCGATGCGATCGTCTGGGCCTCCGGCGGCACAGTCAGCGGGGTGCCGGCCAACACCACCCCGGCCGAGGTGATCAACATGTCGCTCGGCGGCGGCGGCACCTGCTCGGCCACCTACCAGAACGCGATCAACGGCGCGGTCGGCCGCGGCACCACGGTGGTGGTGGCGGCCGGCAACAGCGGCGCGAACGTGTCCGGCTCGGTGCCGGCGAACTGCGCCAACGTGATCGCGGTGGCGGCCACCACTTCCTCGCGCGCCAAGGCCAGCTATTCGAACTACGGCACCGGCATCGACATCTCCGCACCGGGGTCGAGCATCCTGTCCACGCTCAATTCCGGCACCACCACGCCGGGCAGCGCCAGCTACGCGTCCTACAACGGCACCTCGATGGCGGCGCCGCACGTGGCCGGCGTGGTCGCGCTGATGCAGTCGGTCGCGCCGTCGCCGCTGACCCCGGCGCAGGTCGAGACGACGATCAAGAACACCGCCGCCAGCTTCTCGTGCTCGCAGGGCTGCGGCGCCGGCCTGCTCGACGCCAATGCCGCGGTGACCGCGGCGCTGGGCGGCGGCGGTCCCGGCCCCGGTCCCGGCAACCAGTTGCAGGACGGCGTGCCGGTCACCGGGCTGGGCGCCAGCAGCGGCGCCGAGCTGAACTACACCGTGGTAGTGCCGAGCGGGGCCAGTTCGCTGAGCGTCACCATCGCCGGCGGAAGCGGCGATGCCGACCTGTACGTGCGCCTGGGCAGCGCGCCGACCGACAGCACCTACGGCTGCCGCCCGTACCTCAACGGCAACAACGAGACCTGCACCTTCAACGCGCCCAGCGCCGGCACGTACTACGTGCGGGTCAAGGCGTACAGCACGTTCTCGGGCGTGACCCTGACCGCGAACTACTGATCCGCCCGCTGCGCGGCGGCCATCGCGGCCGTCGCGCAAGCGCCGCACGTCCCCCGAACGGAATCGGCGGCCTGCGGCGTTCGAGACAGATAGGAAAATGCGATTGCCCGCGCCCCGGCGCGGGTTTTTTTTGCCTCGCTTGCCGAGGCGGTCGACGCCGGCACCTGCGCCAGGCGCATCGGCCTGCATCGGTATGCAAGGAAGGATTGCGGTGTCGCGGACCTGGCCAGTGTCGCGGAAATCAGTAGGCGGCGCGGCCCCGCGCGCGCGTCATTCGCACAGATCGCAGGCGCGCGCCTGCAACACGGCCAATACCTGCCCGGCATCGATCTCCAGCAGCAGGCCGCGCTGCCCGGCGTTGAACCACACGCTGCCCGCAGCGAGCGCCGACTGCTCGATCAGCACCGGCGCCTGCCGCTGCTGGCCCAGCGGGCTGATGCCGCCGACCTTGTAGCCGGTGCGGCGCTCGGCCTCGGCCACCTCCATCATCCGTGCCGATTTGCCGGCACCGGCCGCGGCGAGCTTCTTCAGCTGCACGCGGCGATCGGACGGGACCACCACGCACACCGCACTGCTGTCGACCCACGCCATCAGGCTCTTCAGCACCCGCGCCGGCGGCAGGCCGAGCGCCTGCGCCGCCTGCAGGCCCTTCGCGCCGGCCTCGGCTTCGTAGTCGTAGGGATGCAAGGTGTAGGCGACGCCGGCGGCGTCCAGCGCCCGGGTTGCGCGGGTGGCCTTGGACATGGCGGCTCAGACGGGTTCGAAGCGGTTCGCGGCCACGTTCTTGCGCACCTTCTGCGGGTCCCAGATCTGCCCGTTCATGGCGATGTAGACACCGGCCGGCAGCGACTGCACCGCGCCGACCGCGCAGCCGATGTTGAATTCCGCGTCCGAGCCGCGGAACCGCGCCGGATTCAGCGCGCCGGTCATCACGATGGTCTTGTCCGGGATGGTCTGCAGCACCTTGCCGGTCTGCACCATCGAGTCGGTGCCGTGGGTCAGCAGCACGTGGCGCGCGGACTGCGCGGCGACGGTGGCGCGGATCAGTTCGCGGTCCTCGTCGGTGATGTGCAGCGAGTCCTTGCGGATGATCGGGATCACGGTGAAGCGGAAGGTCACGCCCAGTTCCTTGAGGATCTGGCCGATCTGCGGATCGCCGATCTGGTAGTCGGACTTGTCGTCGAAGTAGATCTTGTCGATCGTGCCGCCGGTGGTGACGATCAGGAGTTCTTCCATTGCCGGTTCCTAGAGCATGACGGGGCGCCGCCGTGGCCGCGCAGGCCGCCATGATAGCGGCAGCCCGGCGGCCGCCGTTCAGGGCTTGTCGTCGCCGGCCGCCGCCGCGCCGCGCTTGCGCGCGAAGCGTGCGCGAATGCCCGGCGCACTGGACAGGCCGATCGCCAGCAGCGCCAGCAGCAGTTCGGCCCAGGCGTAGGCGCGCTGCGGCGGATGGCTCCAGGCCGCCATCACCCCGTGGCTGAACCAGAACAGCCCGAACACGCCGGCCCAGAAGCGCGCCACCGCCGAGCCGCGCAGCACGCCGATCGCCATCAGCAGCGGCGGCAGCGCGAACACCAGCAGCGCGGCGAGACGGTGGCGGTCGTCGTGGAACCAGGCCGCGTACAGCAGCGCCAGGACCAGCAGCGTCGCCCCCAACGCATGGCGCAGGCGTGCCGCGCTCATGGCGCCGCCAGGCGTTGCGCGATGCCGGCCAGGCGCCGCCCCAGCGCACGCGCCAGCTGCGCTTCCTCTTCGCTGGGCTGCGGGTCGTCGTCGGCGCCGGCGACGTGGCTGGCGCCGTACGGCGTGCCGCCGCTGCGGGTGCTGCTGAGCAGCGGCTCGGTATAGGGAATGCCGACGATCACGCAGCCGT
This sequence is a window from Xanthomonas sp. CFBP 8443. Protein-coding genes within it:
- a CDS encoding S8 family peptidase, coding for MTDISQRRSRQRTWLVVVGASALSSLLLATPAFAGEVNLSGLSSEPTLQRFIVKYRDGSTELAAPASLQRALSSAATAVPAKSGRALGLTSLRRLAIGPEVVKANRVLDAKEAEMLMRRLAADPNVEYVELDRIMTATLTPNDPSLSSQWAFGTGTAGINVRPAWDQATGSGVVVAVIDTGITNHADLNANILPGYDFISDTFVSRDGDGRDANPADEGDWNPVANECYSGSPVTNSSWHGTHVAGTVAAQTNNAVGVAGTAFGAKVLPVRVLGRCGGYTSDIADAIVWASGGTVSGVPANTTPAEVINMSLGGGGTCSATYQNAINGAVGRGTTVVVAAGNSGANVSGSVPANCANVIAVAATTSSRAKASYSNYGTGIDISAPGSSILSTLNSGTTTPGSASYASYNGTSMAAPHVAGVVALMQSVAPSPLTPAQVETTIKNTAASFSCSQGCGAGLLDANAAVTAALGGGGPGPGPGNQLQDGVPVTGLGASSGAELNYTVVVPSGASSLSVTIAGGSGDADLYVRLGSAPTDSTYGCRPYLNGNNETCTFNAPSAGTYYVRVKAYSTFSGVTLTANY
- the ybaK gene encoding Cys-tRNA(Pro) deacylase, translating into MSKATRATRALDAAGVAYTLHPYDYEAEAGAKGLQAAQALGLPPARVLKSLMAWVDSSAVCVVVPSDRRVQLKKLAAAGAGKSARMMEVAEAERRTGYKVGGISPLGQQRQAPVLIEQSALAAGSVWFNAGQRGLLLEIDAGQVLAVLQARACDLCE
- a CDS encoding asparaginase domain-containing protein; this encodes MEELLIVTTGGTIDKIYFDDKSDYQIGDPQIGQILKELGVTFRFTVIPIIRKDSLHITDEDRELIRATVAAQSARHVLLTHGTDSMVQTGKVLQTIPDKTIVMTGALNPARFRGSDAEFNIGCAVGAVQSLPAGVYIAMNGQIWDPQKVRKNVAANRFEPV
- a CDS encoding DUF2069 domain-containing protein — translated: MSAARLRHALGATLLVLALLYAAWFHDDRHRLAALLVFALPPLLMAIGVLRGSAVARFWAGVFGLFWFSHGVMAAWSHPPQRAYAWAELLLALLAIGLSSAPGIRARFARKRGAAAAGDDKP